The Miscanthus floridulus cultivar M001 chromosome 17, ASM1932011v1, whole genome shotgun sequence genome has a window encoding:
- the LOC136518358 gene encoding uncharacterized protein, with translation MAGGDGADATAAAAAAKAAEDRRLAAEAAARADAARLAEEARLRLDAFEAAHESVWAQATAVVNVKAMIPIVLDKATGTYTKWRGMFLTVLGKYALTPHVLDDETLPDRPVWVQVDCVVLSWIFATVSSDLQQSLMICQRRAREAWCYLEDEFLGQKESRALLLETQFRNLRQDSMSITDFCRKLETMAASLAEFGDPIGDRQMVLTLLRGLSGKYRHMVSILKMHRPFPTFAEARTHLLLEEIDIDARPPSPPAALVTTTQPPPAAPHARQGAPPARMGQPGGQPAGQRNGRRRGKGGRNQQGGQPGGGAVPPGQHAAPPGQHPFFAHPWARTLQMWPYGRPPPPQLAFAAFPQYSVPGGGFYGTGYPPGYGGSASSAPTFQGAPSTPWNPIHGGAWNQDSLAQSFNTMTLHPPPPSEWYADSGAGSHMSADAGFANQERDRQFGLTIKNVQCDNGQEFDNSQARTFFLTHGTSATATGRSARPADHAAGPGASTASPGAAGHGPRSAGHRAGPAGHDASSAGPALDHSAGPAGPDASPAGPVFDHGSTGPDSGSASHGSGAPSTTAGTAAPAPLGQVAASSAPAVSSGTGRTVDTRPVAVVPVTNAHSMRTRGKSGIAQPVDRLNLHAVPMSPVPSSVRGALLDPNWRSAMQAEYDTLIANNTWTLVPRPPGVNLIIGALQHEFAMTDMGPLHHFLGISVTRSTGGLFLSQRQYSQDILERAGMSECKPCSTPVDVHSKLSADGPPVTDPTQYRSLAGALQYLTFTRPDIAFVVQQVCLFMHDPREPHLAALKRILQYLRGTLSLGLTMRRSSPTELVVYTDADWAGCPDTRRSTSGYAVFLGDNLVSWSSKRQHTVSRSSAEAEYRAVAHGVAEATWLRQLLVELHCPLRRATLVYCDNVSAVYLSSNPVQHQRTKHVEIDIHFVREKVALGHARVLHVPTTSQYADVFTKGLPTSLFQEFRSSLTISDAPD, from the exons ATGGCCGGGGGAGATGGGGCCGACGCTActgccgcggccgcggcggccaaGGCCGCTGAGGACCGCCGTCTGGCAGCCGAGGCTGCTGCCCGCGCCGACGCTGCACGGCTCGCTGAGGAAGCGCGCCTACGCCTCGATGCCTTCGAGGCCGCCCATGAATCCGTCTGGGCGCAGGCCACCGCCGTCGTCAATGTCAAGGCCATGATTCCCATCGTCCTCGACAAGGCCACCGGCACGTACACCAAGTGGCGTGGCATGTTCCTCACCGTGCTGGGCAAATACGCCTTGACCCCGCACGTCCTCGACGACGAGACGCTCCCTGACCGCCCCGTCTGGGTCCAGGTGGACTGCGTCGTGCTGTCATGGATCTTCGCCACCGTCTCCAGCGACCTCCAGCAGTCGCTCATGATCTGCCAACGTCGCGCTCGCGAGGCCTGGTGCTACCTTGAGGACGAGTTCCTCGGCCAGAAGGAGTCCCGTGCCCTTCTCCTGGAGACGCAGTTCCGCAATCTTCGCCAGGACTCCATGTCGATCACCGACTTCTGCCGCAAACTAGAGACCATGGCGGCGTCCCTCGCCGAATTCGGCGACCCCATCGGCGATCGCCAGATGGTGCTCACTCTCCTGCGTGGCCTCAGTGGCAAGTATCGCCACATGGTGTCTATCCTGAAGATGCATCGCCCGTTCCCGACGTTCGCCGAGGCGCGCACCCACCTCTTGCTCGAGGAAATCGACATCGACGCTCGGCCTCCGTCTCCGCCCGCGGCCCTCGTCACCACGACGCAGCCACCTCCTGCTGCTCCACACGCCCGCCAGGGCGCGCCCCCTGCCCGCATGGGCCAGCCGGGTGGGCAACCGGCTGGCCAGCGCAACGGGCGCCGGCGTGGCAAGGGCGGGCGCAACCAGCAGGGTGGCCAGCCGGGTGG tggcgccgtTCCTCCCGGGCAGCACGCTGCTCCTCCTGGGCAGCACCCGTTCTTTGCCCATCCCTGGGCTAGGACACTCCAGATGTGGCCCTACGGTCGCCCCCCGCCGCCACAACTGGCCTTCGCCGCGTTCCCTCAGTACAGCGTGCCCGGGGGCGGTTTCTACGGCACCGGCTACCCGCCTGGCTACGGAGGCAGCGCATCGTCGGCACCGACGTTCCAGGGGGCACCGTCGACACCCTGGAACCCCATCCATGGAGGTGCATGGAACCAGGACTCGTTGGCACAGTCCTTCAACACCATGACCCTTCACCCACCACCACCGTCGGAGTGGTACGCCGACTCCGGTGCCGGTTCACACATGTCCGCGGACGCTG GATTTGCAAACCAGGAACGTGATCGCCAG TTCGGCCTCACCATCAAGAACGTTCAGTGCGACAACGGCCAGGAGTTCGACAATTCTCAGGCCCGCACGTTCTTTCTTACTCATG GTACCTCGGCCACAGCAACCGGCCGCAGCGCCCGCCCGGCTGACCATGCCGCTGGCCCCGGAGCCAGCACCGCCAGCCCCGGCGCAGCTGGCCACGGCCCCCGCTCGGCTGGCCACAGAGCCGGCCCTGCTGGTCACGACGCCAGCTCGGCTGGCCCTGCCCTCGACCACAGTGCCGGCCCGGCTGGTCCTGATGCCAGCCCGGCTGGCCCCGTCTTCGACCACGGCTCGACCGGCCCTGACTCTGGCTCGGCCAGCCATGGCTCCGGCGCACCTTCCACTACAGCCGGCACTGCTGCCCCTGCTCCTCTCGGACAGGTTGCTGCCAGCAGTGCCCCGGCTGTCTCCAGCGGCACTGGCCGCACCGTCGACACGCGACCGGTTGCCGTCGTCCCTGTCACCAACGCGCACTCCATGCGGACCCGTGGCAAGTCTGGCATTGCACAGCCCGTGGACAGACTCAACCTCCACGCTGTGCCCATGTCGCCTGTGCCCTCATCTGTTCGTGGAGCTCTGTTGGATCCCAATTGGCGCTCCGCTATGCAAGCTGAGTATGATACTTTGATCGCCAACAACACCTGGACTCTTGTGCCACGACCTCCTGGTGTTAATCTG ATTATTGGGGCACTTCAGCATGAATTTGCTATGACTGACATGGGTCCTCTTCACCACTTCTTGGGTATTTCAGTGACACGTTCTACTGGTGGTTTGTTTCTTTCTCAGCGCCAGTATTCTCAGGACATTTTGGAGCGAGCCGGGATGAGTGAGTGCAAGCCTTGCAGCACCCCTGTTGATGTACACTCCAAATTGTCCGCAGATGGTCCTCCTGTCACTGATCCCACACAGTACCGCAGCCTCGCCGGAGCTTTGCAGTACTTGACCTTCACCCGTCCAGACATTGCATTCGTAGTTCAGCAGGTGTGCCTATTTATGCATGACCCTAGAGAGCCTCACCTTGCGGCTCTCAAGAGGATTCTACAGTATCTACGAGGTACTCTCTCTCTTGGTCTGACCATGCGTCGTTCGTCGCCTACAGAGCTTGTTGTCTACACAGATGCAGACTGGGCTGGTTGTCCAGATACTCGTCGCTCCACTTCTGGCTATGCAGTGTTCTTAGGTGACAACCTGGTGTCCTGGTCGTCCAAGCGTCAGCACACAGTCTCGCGATCCAGCGCTGAGGCTGAGTACCGTGCTGTGGCACACGGCGTGGCTGAAGCCACCTGGCTACGACAGCTACTGGTTGAGCTTCACTGCCCTCTTCGCCGAGCCACTTTGGTCTATTGTGATAATGTCAGTGCTGTGTATCTCTCCAGCAATCCAGTGCAGCATCAGCGAACGAAGCATGTAGAAATCGACATTCACTTTGTTCGAGAGAAGGTTGCACTTGGTCATGCACGGGTTCTTCATGTTCCTACGACATCACAGTATGCTGACGTCTTCACTAAGGGTCTCCCTACCTCGCTATTCCAGGAGTTCCGGTCCAGTCTAACCATTAGCGATGCCCCTGATTAG